A stretch of the Hydra vulgaris chromosome 09, alternate assembly HydraT2T_AEP genome encodes the following:
- the LOC136084517 gene encoding uncharacterized protein LOC136084517 — MNLFWLFLFACIFILKTFSKSTSDEQSSCIKNEEGLYKFNTAAGPISCADCSCIGDSHLKQDVSHEKCETCCCEYVSKTKINDFKEFKVKHTKDEQELLQMKNNFHGSLGVNGLLSFVLIFGCIYCIYNKKKFFSSRPPYQADEKDEFIKEIKIATNV, encoded by the exons ATGAACCTATTTTGGTTGTTCTTATTCGCCtgcatatttatattaaaaactttttcaaaatcaacatCAGACGAACAATCATCGTgcataaaaaatgaagaagGCTTATATAAGTTTAATACTGCTGCTGGCCCGATATCATGCGCTGATTGTTCGTGTATTGGCGATTCACATTTAAAACAAGATGTTTCACATGAAAAATGTGAAACATGTTGCTGTGAATATGTTagcaagacaaaaataaatgacttcaaggaatttaaagtaaaacacaCAAaag ATGAACAAGAGTTAttacaaatgaaaaataattttcatggCTCACTAGGTGTTAATGGTCTACTTTCATTCGTACTTATATTTGGCtgtatatactgtatatacaacaaaaaaaaatttttcagttccc gtCCTCCTTATCAAGCAGATGAAAAAGACGaatttataaaggaaataaaaatagctaccaacgtttaa